The DNA window GAGCCACCAGGGGGGTCGGGCGGACGAGGGCGGTTCGAACAAACAGGTCGTTCCAGGGCGGTCTGCCAATGCCCGGAGATGCTACCTCCCTTGCCGCACGGCGGCGTACCGTCGCCGTTGCTGCGTGTCACCCGGCGGGGCAGTCCGAGCTTGCTACGCTCGCGCTCCCGCCATCTTCGGCTGGCAGGGTCCCACACGTAGTCCACTGCCATGCTTTGCTCTTGCCACTCGAAGTCAAACAGCCCCTCGTTGCGAGTCGGGTCGCATTGAGTTCGCGCCAGCGCCAAGCGTTCGTTGTAGGGGCCGTTGCGCTCACAGCCCCCGGTGCCCTGACACAATCCAGTACGCTCATTGACAGCGGCCGCCTTCATGTCGGCTTGCGCGCGATCGCACAAGCGCCCGGTGTTGGCCGCCCTCCCTTGCTGGCTCGCCAGCTGGGCGCTCAGGCAGCGTTCGGTGCTGTGCAACCTGGGCAGTTTCGCCGGGTATCGATGCGCCAGCTCGATGCGAGGCGGATCGCCGGACTCGCCGCAGAACCAGGTGGACATGGAGTGCGCAAGCCGATTGAGGCCCTTACCTACCAGCCGCTTGACGGTCGCGGGCATGACGCCGTCGAGCGGCATCATGGCCAGGTTACCGACCTGCTCGCCCGCTTTACCGCACAATTGTGCGAAATCCCCATCCTCGCTCGGCAAGGCGGCGCTGGCAGGCAGCGCGAATCCGAGCCTTGCCTGGTCTCCATAGTGTGCCACTACGTCGTTGACGACGCGCAGCTCCGCCGTGACGGGCGTGGCGTAGCGAACGAAGGTCGCCGTTCGGTTGAGCGCTTCGAGCATGGGGTCGACGATCTTCTTGACGCGCTGAAACGCGGTCTCGGTCTGCTGCTGGGCCACGCGGAGCTTCGGCACTGCCGCGAGCGAACTGCCTGCGGTGGGCCAAGCTAGCGCGAGGCAAATGGCGATGCCGGCAATGATCAATGCCGATGCCAGTCTCAGAGCTACCAGCACCGCCATCAGCGCCGCCATGACCAGATTGACCAGCGCGAGCAGGTTCATGCCTCGCGCGTGGGTCACGGCAGAGGAAAACGCTGCGGCATCGGCCGCGTCTTGCAGGCGCTCTCGAAAAAAGA is part of the Pseudomonadota bacterium genome and encodes:
- a CDS encoding pilus assembly protein TadG-related protein: MRASARGRIPDGNCLTDQRGAIAFAAVFLVPLMVGMLYHVIGIGNVIFFRERLQDAADAAAFSSAVTHARGMNLLALVNLVMAALMAVLVALRLASALIIAGIAICLALAWPTAGSSLAAVPKLRVAQQQTETAFQRVKKIVDPMLEALNRTATFVRYATPVTAELRVVNDVVAHYGDQARLGFALPASAALPSEDGDFAQLCGKAGEQVGNLAMMPLDGVMPATVKRLVGKGLNRLAHSMSTWFCGESGDPPRIELAHRYPAKLPRLHSTERCLSAQLASQQGRAANTGRLCDRAQADMKAAAVNERTGLCQGTGGCERNGPYNERLALARTQCDPTRNEGLFDFEWQEQSMAVDYVWDPASRRWRERERSKLGLPRRVTRSNGDGTPPCGKGGSISGHWQTALERPVCSNRPRPPDPPGGSAITGWVTKRQRYTDVVHVLGCSRWEKGPSTVPARGKRHQPRRSSTLRCDGKKTKKAPQRMLPGIELGGDRFQQRAVVIASKTPAWARSILQLATWRQDKKASPPTAGVYFAQAEYYYAGAEPRESWLWHMKWRARLRRFRLPDPTAGRRQGRPNGRSSATHAGSRCAGMSPASSPLDACLRSGSHPDPAGVGNSTSLGNNNAGRPRMCHGALDTLAALQGLVLH